One genomic window of Ktedonobacteraceae bacterium includes the following:
- a CDS encoding phospholipase D-like domain-containing protein, whose protein sequence is MQHQPFRSNSRTTPLLFLLIVALCILLASCDVNISTSGGGGTSGSTQCQSNCTTGSGVQGVKVFVEPDAGESVVVNAINDARKSVWLEMYLLSDTKVIYALEDAANRGIDVRVMLEPHPVGGGTSPSRTIDELKAAGVKAQYSDPEFALTHEKGMIIDGNTAFIMTSNFTRSALGGYSGSSYLENREYDIIDTNTNDVQAVISIFNADWNRTTAHFNDPNLVVSPVNSRTDFNTLINSAHHTLLIEAEEMNDSSIEQELVNAEQRGVQVKVILPAPHGSQSDSNSQGIDTIKQGGVQVKEDSKLYMHAKIIVVDGKTAFVGSENISSESLDQNRELGIIVSDAGVLNTLQSTFQYDWSVSQSV, encoded by the coding sequence CCCTCTGCTCTTTCTTCTGATTGTGGCGCTTTGCATACTGCTGGCAAGCTGCGACGTGAACATCAGCACAAGCGGCGGTGGTGGCACCAGCGGTAGCACTCAATGTCAGAGCAATTGCACAACAGGTTCAGGGGTCCAGGGAGTCAAGGTCTTCGTAGAACCGGATGCGGGCGAGAGTGTCGTGGTCAATGCAATTAACGATGCCCGCAAATCAGTGTGGCTGGAAATGTATCTTTTGAGCGATACGAAAGTGATTTACGCGCTTGAGGATGCGGCCAATCGTGGCATCGATGTACGCGTGATGCTGGAGCCACATCCCGTTGGAGGAGGAACCTCGCCATCTCGTACTATCGATGAACTGAAAGCCGCCGGTGTCAAGGCGCAGTATAGCGACCCCGAATTCGCGCTGACGCATGAGAAGGGTATGATTATCGATGGGAACACTGCCTTTATTATGACTTCCAACTTCACACGCTCGGCCCTTGGAGGCTACAGTGGCAGCAGCTACCTGGAGAACCGCGAATATGATATCATCGATACAAATACAAACGATGTGCAGGCCGTCATCAGCATCTTTAACGCCGACTGGAATCGCACCACGGCGCACTTCAACGATCCCAACCTTGTCGTCAGCCCCGTCAACTCACGCACCGATTTTAACACGTTGATCAACAGCGCCCATCATACGCTGCTGATCGAGGCCGAGGAGATGAACGACAGCTCTATCGAGCAGGAGCTTGTGAATGCTGAACAGCGTGGAGTACAGGTCAAGGTTATTCTGCCCGCTCCGCACGGGTCACAGAGCGACAGCAACAGCCAGGGCATCGATACGATCAAGCAGGGAGGCGTACAGGTCAAGGAAGATTCAAAGCTCTATATGCATGCCAAGATTATTGTGGTCGATGGTAAAACGGCTTTTGTTGGTTCGGAAAACATTTCCTCTGAATCACTTGACCAAAACCGCGAGCTTGGTATCATCGTTTCAGATGCGGGAGTGCTCAACACGTTACAAAGTACATTTCAGTATGACTGGTCGGTATCGCAGAGCGTTTAG
- a CDS encoding antibiotic biosynthesis monooxygenase family protein — translation MVTEIALFTAVPGKEDELGQGILKGLEVIRQHPGCISARVERCIEQPRQYMVINIWTSLEAHIEDFRGGPLFTQWRSSINGLFEGAPVVSHYQPF, via the coding sequence ATGGTTACAGAGATAGCGCTTTTTACAGCAGTCCCGGGCAAAGAGGATGAACTGGGCCAGGGTATTTTGAAAGGGCTTGAAGTAATTCGCCAGCATCCGGGATGTATTTCCGCCCGTGTGGAACGCTGCATTGAGCAGCCAAGACAGTACATGGTCATCAATATCTGGACCTCGCTAGAAGCCCACATAGAGGATTTCCGGGGCGGCCCGCTCTTTACGCAGTGGCGCAGCAGTATCAATGGCCTTTTCGAGGGAGCTCCTGTAGTATCTCATTACCAGCCATTTTAA
- the ligA gene encoding NAD-dependent DNA ligase LigA: protein MPEITPESAQFDNQPEVNENDLFEHAGTSDEELLAAHVAQLRHQIEEANYHYFVLDNPTLTDAEYDQLLRELQRIEREHPELQSPDSPTQRVGAGPVQDVPQHRHPVPMLSLANARNEEELLAWHRRAQSILPNATFEYVCELKIDGLAMALTYDNGRLSVGATRGDGMIGEDWTPNVRTVRTIPQKLRGEKIPERVEVRGEIYMTIKSFEQLNEEMKDNRLFANPRNSAAGSLRQKDPRITASRHLDFFGYQIGYIQGMDFHSQWEALQLIREWGFPVNPHIQKAKTLEEVMDYCKKWEKERFNLPYEIDGVVIKINDLVQQQELGAVGRDPRWAIAFKYPPIQVATKLLDIRVNIGRTGSVNPWALLEPVNIRGVIVSRAALHNEGDIQRKDLRVGDWVLVQRAGEVIPQVVKPIEERRTGQEQVYHLPERCPLCDTPIVRVPDEAMAYCPNIECPARNLEGIIHFVSRGAMDIDTIGEKMCAQLVESGLVKNVADFYSLTREQLLSLEGVKDKSADNMIAAIEASKHRSLWRLLFGLNIRYMGEKTAQIIAQAFGSMDNLLAASEEQIIAIPGIGPKIGHSLYLWLQDERNRALIKRLREAGVNMQEDRPKEATGPLAGQTFLLTGRLNSMTRPVAEEKIQQLGGTIASSVSKSLNHLIVGEDAGSKLTKAQKAGVPIHDEQWLINLFKEHEKEITSPAETAKPADD, encoded by the coding sequence ATGCCCGAAATAACACCGGAGTCTGCCCAATTTGATAACCAGCCTGAAGTAAATGAGAACGATCTTTTTGAGCACGCCGGGACAAGCGATGAAGAATTGCTCGCCGCCCACGTAGCGCAACTGCGCCATCAGATCGAAGAGGCGAACTATCACTATTTTGTCCTGGATAATCCGACGCTGACGGACGCCGAGTACGACCAGCTGCTGCGAGAATTGCAGCGCATCGAACGGGAACATCCTGAATTACAGTCGCCGGATTCGCCCACCCAGCGTGTCGGGGCAGGCCCCGTGCAGGACGTGCCGCAACACCGGCATCCGGTGCCCATGCTAAGCCTTGCTAACGCTCGCAATGAGGAGGAGTTGCTGGCATGGCATAGACGCGCGCAGAGTATCCTGCCTAACGCAACGTTTGAATACGTCTGCGAACTGAAAATCGATGGACTGGCGATGGCGCTGACCTACGATAACGGGCGACTCAGTGTTGGCGCAACACGGGGAGACGGCATGATAGGCGAGGACTGGACTCCCAATGTACGCACAGTTCGCACTATTCCACAAAAGCTGCGCGGCGAGAAGATTCCTGAACGGGTAGAAGTGCGCGGCGAAATATATATGACCATCAAAAGCTTTGAGCAACTCAATGAAGAGATGAAGGATAACCGGCTATTCGCCAATCCCCGCAACTCCGCGGCAGGCTCGCTGCGACAAAAAGACCCCCGCATTACAGCCTCTCGCCACCTTGACTTCTTCGGCTACCAGATTGGTTACATACAGGGCATGGACTTCCATAGCCAGTGGGAGGCTTTGCAACTGATTCGCGAGTGGGGCTTTCCGGTCAACCCACACATCCAGAAAGCAAAAACCCTGGAAGAGGTCATGGACTATTGCAAAAAGTGGGAAAAGGAACGGTTCAACCTGCCCTACGAAATCGATGGGGTAGTCATTAAGATCAATGACCTGGTGCAACAGCAAGAACTGGGAGCGGTGGGACGCGATCCACGCTGGGCAATCGCCTTTAAATATCCGCCCATCCAGGTAGCCACGAAACTGCTCGATATTCGCGTGAATATTGGACGCACCGGTTCCGTGAACCCCTGGGCGTTGCTGGAACCTGTCAATATTCGCGGCGTGATCGTTTCTCGCGCAGCGCTACACAACGAGGGCGATATACAACGCAAGGATTTACGAGTGGGCGACTGGGTACTGGTACAACGAGCCGGTGAGGTGATTCCTCAGGTCGTCAAACCGATTGAGGAACGGCGCACCGGTCAGGAGCAGGTCTACCACCTGCCCGAACGCTGCCCGCTGTGCGATACGCCAATTGTGCGCGTTCCCGATGAAGCAATGGCCTATTGTCCAAATATCGAATGTCCGGCTCGCAATCTGGAGGGTATCATTCACTTCGTCTCGCGCGGCGCTATGGACATCGATACCATCGGCGAGAAGATGTGCGCGCAGCTCGTCGAATCCGGCCTGGTGAAAAACGTTGCCGATTTTTATAGCCTGACCCGCGAACAATTATTATCGTTGGAGGGCGTGAAGGACAAAAGCGCCGATAATATGATCGCTGCCATCGAGGCCAGCAAACATCGTTCGCTCTGGCGGCTGCTCTTCGGCCTGAACATCCGCTACATGGGCGAGAAGACGGCGCAAATTATCGCCCAGGCATTTGGTTCGATGGATAATCTGCTGGCCGCGAGCGAAGAGCAGATCATTGCAATCCCCGGTATTGGACCAAAAATTGGGCACAGCCTGTATCTCTGGCTGCAAGATGAGCGCAACAGGGCTTTGATCAAGCGGTTGCGGGAAGCAGGCGTGAACATGCAGGAAGACCGTCCGAAGGAGGCAACCGGGCCACTGGCGGGGCAGACGTTCCTGCTGACCGGGCGGCTCAACAGTATGACACGCCCGGTTGCCGAAGAGAAGATACAGCAATTGGGCGGCACGATTGCTTCGAGTGTGAGCAAGTCATTGAATCACCTGATTGTCGGCGAGGATGCAGGTTCGAAACTGACAAAAGCGCAGAAGGCAGGTGTGCCGATCCACGATGAGCAGTGGCTGATCAATTTGTTCAAGGAACATGAAAAGGAAATCACATCCCCGGCAGAGACGGCGAAGCCAGCAGACGATTGA
- a CDS encoding GNAT family N-acetyltransferase, with protein sequence MIEERQLVPTECEGIASPHVKTVQTQAGTLFLRNRCPACLVESLEIDDGMRAFARRPEREHQLLVNIARREDSALTLAYTPSRKIVGQVTVAPADAWWSGLEHVYETAIEVSANWRRQGIARGLLTFAAGQEELENMILLAMGLSWHWDTEGLGLRSSQYRELIARLFASLGFVEYLTSEPNIRMDPANIFLARIGRNVDQQTINAFLNRLLASPSLPGM encoded by the coding sequence ATGATCGAAGAAAGACAGCTTGTGCCTACAGAATGCGAAGGCATCGCATCCCCACATGTGAAGACGGTTCAAACACAGGCAGGTACGCTCTTTTTGCGCAACCGTTGTCCTGCCTGCCTCGTCGAAAGCCTGGAGATCGATGATGGCATGCGGGCTTTCGCTCGTCGTCCAGAACGCGAGCATCAACTGCTGGTGAATATTGCCAGGCGAGAAGACTCCGCTCTGACGCTGGCATACACGCCATCGCGCAAGATCGTTGGCCAGGTGACGGTTGCACCCGCCGATGCCTGGTGGAGCGGGTTGGAACACGTTTATGAGACGGCGATTGAGGTCAGCGCAAACTGGCGTCGGCAGGGCATCGCCCGCGGCTTATTAACGTTTGCCGCCGGACAGGAAGAGCTGGAGAACATGATCCTGCTCGCCATGGGTCTCTCCTGGCACTGGGATACTGAGGGACTCGGCCTCAGAAGTTCTCAATACCGGGAACTCATCGCGCGTCTCTTCGCTTCCCTCGGATTCGTGGAGTACCTGACCTCAGAGCCGAATATTCGCATGGACCCGGCCAACATTTTCCTGGCGCGTATCGGAAGAAATGTTGATCAGCAAACCATCAATGCATTTCTCAATCGTCTGCTGGCTTCGCCGTCTCTGCCGGGGATGTGA
- a CDS encoding PaaI family thioesterase translates to MSDVNETTRTRTISWEDPTPSAKLGQTMSGLDYLRALQTGQMPPPPIAVLMNMWMEEVSEGRVVFAAEPAEYHYNPIGTVHGGLAATLLDSALGCAIHSTLPAGTGYTTLQLNINYVRPLSSKTGVVYCEGKVIHSGGRVATAEGRLTDASGKLYAHATTTCIILRAS, encoded by the coding sequence ATGAGTGATGTCAATGAAACAACTCGCACGCGCACCATTAGCTGGGAAGACCCAACTCCCTCTGCTAAGCTCGGTCAGACCATGAGCGGGCTTGATTATCTGCGGGCGCTACAAACAGGACAGATGCCTCCGCCACCTATTGCAGTGTTGATGAATATGTGGATGGAAGAAGTGAGTGAGGGGCGAGTGGTGTTCGCCGCCGAACCGGCAGAATATCACTACAATCCGATCGGCACTGTTCATGGCGGACTGGCGGCTACATTGCTTGATTCGGCTCTTGGTTGCGCTATTCATTCGACGCTGCCCGCCGGCACCGGCTATACCACGCTCCAGCTTAACATCAACTATGTGCGTCCTCTTTCAAGCAAAACCGGAGTCGTCTATTGCGAGGGCAAAGTTATTCATAGCGGTGGGCGTGTTGCCACTGCCGAGGGGCGCCTGACGGATGCGAGCGGGAAATTATACGCGCATGCCACAACGACGTGCATCATCCTGAGAGCATCATAG
- a CDS encoding sialidase family protein: MRYSFQRLLPSLFAVSLLITALAACNNSPVNITPTPTPVPFYTLPTGGSCVKLGTHPQAPYENVRVSHDSYLAHSEPMLAEDPNNPLHLVGGSKFFTDPAHYRFQIGYYTSFDGGCTWTDGGILPGFDKTILTSDPSFAFGPNNRVYASILDSVPSLNGESGIDVFTSTDGGKTFSTPVKVYSNATGRVFNDKPWIGVDNTHGPYRGNIYMVWSYDHGASCDGAGFCQQELAFSRSTDGGKSFSPVQLIEGKASFCTDHVPGRQVGSTACDEALGAIPAVEPGGTITVAFAYEDPIDFSVPTRLLVVTSPDGGKTWTQPALAATIHDTIGVFPPEKYRTASLPAFACDPRTGQLYLAWADKGKHDADILLTASKDSGQTWSTPVRVNDDPVGDGANQFQPQLAVAPDGVVSVSFFDTRIDPQHKLIDVYLAQSIDQGKSFLKNIRVTTQSWDPAVDAPVDENGLQFIGDYQGLSSDDHFVHPFWNDTRTGRQEIFTAAIPSAGLK; this comes from the coding sequence ATGCGCTACTCCTTCCAACGCCTATTGCCCTCACTATTCGCGGTAAGCCTCTTGATAACCGCGCTAGCTGCCTGCAATAACTCTCCTGTCAACATCACTCCTACACCCACGCCGGTTCCGTTCTATACGTTGCCCACGGGTGGCTCCTGTGTGAAGCTCGGCACTCATCCACAAGCGCCCTATGAAAATGTTCGGGTAAGCCATGATAGCTATCTTGCGCACAGCGAACCCATGCTCGCGGAGGACCCGAATAATCCATTGCATCTTGTCGGCGGCTCCAAATTCTTTACCGACCCGGCCCACTATCGTTTTCAGATTGGCTATTACACCTCATTTGATGGTGGATGTACCTGGACAGATGGAGGCATTTTACCTGGTTTTGATAAAACGATACTCACTTCCGATCCGAGTTTCGCCTTCGGACCCAATAACAGGGTGTACGCTTCCATCCTGGATAGCGTGCCCAGCCTGAATGGGGAGAGCGGCATTGATGTCTTCACCTCTACCGACGGAGGCAAAACGTTCAGCACTCCGGTCAAGGTCTACTCGAATGCAACGGGCCGCGTCTTTAACGATAAGCCATGGATCGGCGTCGACAATACGCACGGGCCGTACCGGGGCAATATCTACATGGTGTGGTCATATGACCATGGAGCTTCCTGCGATGGAGCAGGCTTTTGCCAGCAAGAACTGGCATTCTCGCGTTCAACCGATGGTGGTAAAAGTTTCTCGCCGGTTCAACTCATTGAGGGGAAAGCCTCATTCTGCACCGATCATGTTCCAGGGCGGCAGGTCGGCTCAACAGCATGCGATGAGGCACTTGGTGCCATCCCGGCTGTTGAACCAGGTGGCACTATCACAGTTGCTTTTGCTTATGAAGATCCCATCGACTTTTCTGTACCAACGCGCCTGCTGGTGGTAACATCGCCCGATGGCGGCAAGACCTGGACGCAGCCCGCGCTGGCCGCAACCATTCATGATACCATTGGCGTATTTCCGCCGGAGAAGTATCGTACCGCCTCGCTGCCGGCGTTCGCCTGCGACCCACGCACAGGTCAACTTTATCTCGCCTGGGCAGATAAAGGGAAACATGATGCTGATATACTATTGACCGCCTCGAAAGATTCTGGGCAAACGTGGTCGACACCTGTACGGGTGAACGATGACCCGGTAGGAGATGGCGCGAATCAATTCCAACCACAACTTGCGGTCGCTCCTGATGGCGTTGTCAGCGTCTCATTCTTTGACACGCGAATTGATCCACAGCATAAGCTGATCGATGTCTACCTGGCACAGTCTATCGATCAAGGGAAATCTTTCCTCAAAAATATACGGGTGACGACGCAAAGCTGGGACCCGGCAGTCGATGCCCCGGTCGATGAGAACGGCTTGCAGTTCATCGGCGATTATCAGGGACTATCCAGCGATGATCACTTTGTCCACCCGTTCTGGAACGATACACGAACAGGCCGCCAGGAAATCTTCACGGCAGCCATTCCGAGCGCGGGGTTGAAATGA
- a CDS encoding Rieske 2Fe-2S domain-containing protein — translation MMKKSEPAPAKTERTRRRSRATRWQAEFPYHWDADDQVSRRELLRFTVMASGALFVATAGIAALSYLNPLRTIRRQAIAKTTDIPVGSASYFHYPTSEDEAILLHLPNGRFVAFSGKCTHLSCAVYYDPASGNLLCPCHDGVFDAQTGSPLAGPPQRSLPKIVLQQEGNTVYAVEEEPQ, via the coding sequence ATGATGAAAAAAAGCGAACCTGCTCCCGCGAAAACCGAGCGTACGCGCCGTCGTTCGCGCGCCACGCGCTGGCAGGCAGAATTTCCTTACCATTGGGACGCGGACGACCAGGTCTCGCGCCGCGAACTCCTGCGTTTCACGGTGATGGCCTCCGGTGCGCTCTTTGTCGCGACTGCCGGAATAGCGGCGTTGAGCTATCTCAATCCTCTACGCACGATACGCAGGCAGGCCATTGCGAAGACGACGGACATCCCCGTGGGGAGTGCCAGTTACTTTCACTACCCTACATCTGAGGACGAGGCAATCCTGCTCCACCTGCCCAATGGGCGCTTCGTCGCATTTAGTGGAAAATGCACGCACCTGTCCTGTGCCGTCTATTACGACCCGGCGAGTGGGAATCTCCTCTGTCCCTGTCACGATGGAGTGTTCGATGCTCAAACGGGATCGCCCCTGGCCGGTCCGCCACAGCGTTCCTTACCGAAGATCGTACTCCAGCAAGAAGGCAATACGGTGTATGCCGTGGAGGAGGAGCCTCAATGA
- a CDS encoding 4Fe-4S dicluster domain-containing protein — protein MAVKTLFVDPSRCIGCRACEAACRECDSHKGESMVMVDFVNREVSVATQPTVCMHCEDPLAPCAQVCPVMAILITPEGVVQQAEPSRCIGCRNCVYACPFGVPKFDVQARLMKKCNLCYDRTSQDLKPWCAQACPTQALWYGDYEEFMNQRQGHPVNVTSFGGQSVRTRVYQVLPQETPRLDLMELLEARNQTARPTGQPKEEAWVL, from the coding sequence TTGGCAGTCAAAACGTTGTTTGTTGATCCTTCTCGCTGCATCGGTTGCCGGGCATGCGAGGCCGCCTGCCGCGAATGCGATTCACACAAGGGTGAAAGCATGGTGATGGTCGATTTCGTGAACCGCGAGGTCAGTGTAGCCACACAGCCAACCGTTTGTATGCACTGTGAGGACCCGCTGGCTCCCTGCGCCCAGGTCTGTCCGGTTATGGCTATTCTCATCACACCTGAGGGTGTTGTGCAGCAGGCGGAGCCATCGCGTTGTATCGGTTGTCGCAACTGTGTGTATGCCTGTCCCTTTGGCGTACCCAAGTTTGACGTGCAGGCTCGCCTGATGAAAAAGTGCAATCTCTGCTACGACCGTACCAGTCAGGACCTCAAACCCTGGTGCGCGCAGGCCTGCCCGACGCAGGCATTGTGGTATGGAGACTACGAGGAATTCATGAATCAGCGCCAGGGACATCCCGTCAATGTTACCAGTTTTGGAGGACAGTCTGTACGTACCAGGGTCTATCAAGTCTTGCCACAGGAAACACCGCGATTAGATCTGATGGAACTACTTGAGGCGCGCAATCAAACCGCGCGGCCAACAGGGCAACCAAAAGAGGAGGCATGGGTGTTATGA
- a CDS encoding molybdopterin oxidoreductase family protein produces MSVNKDFFQPDRAFNYDFESAGKPATGWRAADRVPEALVPTHCAFCGVQCGMNLRVLDGQVIGVEPRDFPHNRGSLCPKGVVAYQQVNHPDRLRYPMIRRGGKGGRLERASWDEALDYIVSRWQQIQAEHGKDAVAIYSGSSMTNEKCYIMGKFARVGLGTRHVDYNGRLCMSSAAVAYAKAFGIDRAPLPMTDIPLTDCMLAVGVNVGECFPIMMQWMWRARDKGASLIVIDPRETPLARTADLWLPVRPGTDIAVLNAILRQLIADGMIDEEYLRTRTNGWEEVRASVEPFTLEFAEKHSGVPAKNILAAARLYGRAERSLVMHARGIEHSTHGVNNCLACINLALARGQLGKPGSGCMMVTGQGNGQGGREVGQKANQLPGYRHIDVPEDREYIANVWGIPVDELPWEGAAATEMIHLMADGEIRSCMIVCSNPMVSLPDNRVVQQALERVDPLIVVDFFLSETAELADVILPGSVWCEDEGTTTNLEGRVIKINQAAEPAGESLQDWKIVTELAKRLGRGKFFPFESARDIWNEYRVASKGGVSDYYGITWEKIDEQGGVFWPCPSLDHPGTPRLFTERFGHPDGKARMFPIPYAPPAEEPGENYPFRLTTGRVVYHYLSGNQTRRLGFLNDQAPEPWVEIHPQAAAKLGIVNDEIVRVRTPRFAMEVKALVVPTIRPDTLFIPYHYGHERSVNQLTNPAVEPNVKIPEYKACAATVEKLNAPAVSPGTDGVIENFTPENAPKMFPYTVGETKDQPAKDAKTF; encoded by the coding sequence ATGTCAGTCAATAAAGATTTTTTTCAACCCGATCGCGCTTTCAACTACGATTTCGAGTCCGCCGGGAAACCTGCCACCGGTTGGAGAGCCGCGGATCGTGTGCCTGAGGCGCTTGTGCCAACTCATTGCGCTTTCTGTGGCGTGCAGTGTGGCATGAACCTTCGCGTATTGGATGGGCAGGTTATTGGCGTGGAACCGCGGGATTTTCCACATAATCGCGGCTCGCTCTGTCCGAAAGGAGTTGTGGCATACCAGCAGGTCAACCATCCTGATCGCCTGCGCTATCCCATGATTCGACGAGGTGGGAAAGGCGGTCGGCTGGAGCGTGCCAGCTGGGATGAGGCCCTGGACTACATCGTGAGCCGCTGGCAGCAGATTCAGGCTGAACATGGCAAAGATGCCGTAGCCATCTATAGCGGCTCTTCGATGACGAATGAAAAATGCTATATCATGGGCAAATTCGCGCGTGTAGGTCTCGGTACGCGGCACGTGGACTACAATGGTCGCCTCTGCATGTCGTCGGCAGCGGTCGCGTATGCTAAAGCCTTTGGTATTGATCGCGCTCCCTTGCCGATGACTGATATTCCTCTGACGGATTGCATGCTGGCCGTTGGCGTGAATGTTGGCGAGTGTTTCCCAATCATGATGCAATGGATGTGGCGCGCGCGTGATAAAGGTGCCAGCCTGATCGTCATTGATCCGCGCGAGACGCCTCTGGCACGTACCGCCGACCTCTGGCTACCTGTGCGCCCGGGCACTGATATCGCCGTTCTCAATGCCATACTCCGGCAGCTTATTGCCGATGGGATGATTGACGAGGAGTACCTGCGCACGCGCACGAATGGATGGGAAGAGGTACGCGCATCAGTTGAACCGTTTACGCTGGAGTTCGCGGAGAAGCATTCGGGAGTGCCTGCGAAAAACATTCTAGCGGCGGCGCGCCTCTACGGTCGAGCCGAGCGTTCGCTGGTTATGCACGCGCGAGGGATTGAGCATAGCACGCACGGTGTAAACAATTGCCTGGCCTGTATCAATCTTGCCCTGGCACGCGGGCAGCTCGGCAAGCCTGGCAGTGGTTGCATGATGGTGACGGGTCAGGGCAATGGTCAGGGTGGGCGCGAGGTCGGTCAGAAAGCCAATCAACTTCCCGGTTACCGGCATATCGATGTGCCGGAGGATCGCGAGTACATAGCCAATGTCTGGGGCATACCGGTCGATGAGTTGCCCTGGGAGGGAGCAGCCGCGACCGAGATGATTCACCTGATGGCGGATGGCGAGATTCGCAGTTGCATGATAGTGTGTTCGAACCCTATGGTGTCGTTGCCGGATAACCGCGTGGTGCAACAGGCCCTGGAACGTGTTGATCCACTGATAGTGGTTGATTTCTTTCTCTCGGAAACTGCTGAGCTTGCCGATGTCATTCTCCCAGGCAGTGTATGGTGCGAAGATGAAGGTACAACCACCAACCTTGAGGGCCGCGTCATCAAGATCAATCAAGCAGCAGAGCCTGCCGGTGAATCCTTGCAGGATTGGAAGATCGTGACCGAACTGGCCAAACGACTTGGTCGTGGCAAGTTCTTCCCGTTTGAGTCAGCTCGGGATATCTGGAATGAATACCGCGTCGCTTCTAAAGGAGGTGTCTCTGATTATTACGGCATTACCTGGGAGAAAATAGACGAGCAGGGCGGCGTCTTCTGGCCCTGCCCATCGCTCGATCACCCTGGCACGCCGCGGCTCTTTACTGAGCGTTTTGGTCACCCGGATGGCAAGGCCAGGATGTTCCCCATTCCCTATGCGCCTCCTGCCGAAGAACCTGGAGAGAATTACCCATTCCGTCTCACCACCGGGCGCGTCGTCTACCATTACCTGAGTGGCAATCAGACCCGGCGGCTGGGTTTCCTGAACGATCAAGCGCCCGAGCCATGGGTAGAGATTCATCCGCAGGCTGCCGCAAAACTAGGGATTGTCAATGATGAAATCGTGCGTGTGCGTACGCCACGCTTTGCGATGGAAGTGAAAGCCCTCGTTGTACCGACCATCCGGCCGGACACGCTCTTCATTCCCTATCATTATGGGCACGAACGCTCGGTCAACCAGCTCACCAATCCTGCCGTTGAGCCAAACGTGAAGATCCCAGAATATAAGGCCTGCGCGGCAACCGTAGAGAAGCTAAATGCACCGGCCGTTTCACCTGGAACCGATGGAGTCATTGAGAACTTTACGCCGGAAAACGCGCCCAAGATGTTCCCGTACACGGTTGGGGAAACGAAGGATCAGCCGGCAAAAGATGCGAAGACTTTCTAA
- a CDS encoding TetR/AcrR family transcriptional regulator: protein MRKGEQTREMILERAAELFNQQGYFGTSLSDLMRETGLEKGGIYNHFRGKDELAIEAFEYACKVVWQSVEEELVGKVNAVDRLLAMLAAYCRLIDNPTLPGGCPVLNTAVESDDAHPALAGRARWAMTRWRRWIHKTVSRGIAAGEIGPETDVDTLASVIIATIEGAVMLSKLYDDPVHIYRAVDHLTGYINTIRA, encoded by the coding sequence ATGCGTAAAGGTGAGCAGACGCGCGAGATGATTTTGGAGCGGGCGGCGGAGTTATTCAATCAGCAGGGATATTTCGGCACCTCCCTTTCAGACCTGATGCGCGAGACAGGTCTGGAAAAAGGCGGCATCTATAATCACTTTCGGGGCAAGGATGAGCTTGCGATAGAGGCGTTTGAGTATGCCTGCAAAGTAGTATGGCAATCCGTTGAAGAGGAACTGGTAGGCAAGGTTAACGCTGTTGATCGCTTGCTCGCAATGCTGGCCGCGTATTGCCGCTTAATCGACAACCCTACATTACCCGGCGGATGTCCGGTCTTAAATACCGCTGTCGAATCTGATGATGCCCACCCGGCTTTAGCCGGACGAGCACGTTGGGCTATGACACGCTGGCGCAGGTGGATTCATAAGACCGTATCGCGTGGTATTGCGGCCGGTGAAATAGGCCCTGAAACCGACGTCGATACACTCGCTTCAGTCATCATCGCCACCATTGAGGGCGCAGTTATGTTAAGCAAACTCTACGATGATCCGGTGCATATCTATCGCGCGGTTGATCACCTGACGGGATATATCAACACCATACGGGCATGA